In the Bos taurus isolate L1 Dominette 01449 registration number 42190680 breed Hereford chromosome 21, ARS-UCD2.0, whole genome shotgun sequence genome, one interval contains:
- the PPIP5K1 gene encoding inositol hexakisphosphate and diphosphoinositol-pentakisphosphate kinase 1 isoform X3, producing MWSLPASEGESATAHFFLGAGDEGLGTRGLGMRPEESDSELLEDEEDEVPPEPQIIVGICAMTKKSKSKPMTQILERLCRFDYLTVIILGEDVILNEPVENWPSCHCLISFHSKGFPLDKAVAYSKLRNPFLINDLAMQYYIQDRREVYRILQEEGIDLPRYAVLNRDPARPEECNLIEGEDQVEVNGAVFPKPFVEKPVSAEDHNVYIYYPSSAGGGSQRLFRKIGSRSSVYSPESSVRKTGSYIYEEFMPTDGTDVKVYTVGPDYAHAEARKSPALDGKVERDSEGKEIRYPVMLTAMEKLVARKVCVAFKQTVCGFDLLRANGHSFVCDVNGFSFVKNSMKYYDDCAKILGNTIMRELAPQFQIPWSIPMEAEDIPIVPTTSGTMMELRCVIAIIRHGDRTPKQKMKMEVTHPRFFSLFEKHGGYKTGKLKLKRPEQLQEVLDITRLLLAELEKEPGGEIEEKTGKLEQLKSVLEMYGHFSGINRKVQLTYYPHGVKASNEGQDTQREALAPSLLLVLKWGGELTPAGRVQAEELGRAFRCMYPGGQGDYAGFPGCGLLRLHSTFRHDLKIYASDEGRVQMTAAAFAKGLLALEGELTPILVQMVKSANMNGLLDSDGDSLSSCQHRVKARLHHILQQDAPFGPEDYNQLAPTGSTSLLSSMAVIQNPVKVCDQVFDLIENLTHQIRERMQDPKSVDLQLYHSETLELMLQRWSKLERDFRQKSGRYDISKIPDIYDCVKYDVQHNGSLGLQGTAELLRLSKALADVVIPQEYGISREEKLEIAVGFCLPLLRKILLDLQRTHEDESVNKLHPLYSRGVLSPGRHVRTRLYFTSESHVHSLLSVFRYGGLLDETKDTQWQRALAYLSAISELNYMTQIVIMLYEDNTRDPLSEERFHVELHFSPGVKGVEEEGSAPTGCGFRPASSENEERKADQGSVEDLCPGKASDEPDRALQTSPLPSEGPGLPKRSPLIRNRKAGSMEVLSETSSSRPGGHRLFSSSRPPTEMKQSGLAPPELLDDQHPVVRLLRGFSSDCTGGRPVSLDAALAHHLHQCSYHLRLFRNWLRSGQDDPECLYGFEGCSMVPTIYPLETLHNALSLRQVSEFLSRVCQRHTEAQAQASAALFDSMHSNQASDSPFSPPRTLHSPTLQLQQRSEKPPWYSSGPSSTVSSAGPSSPTAVDGNCPFGFSDQPSVSSHVTEEYQGLGLLQEAPGSGAQEPPLEGQQEPFEQNQSPQEPPVETKKPCQEVAEEVSQPCQDIPEEVNQPCQQVSDICQPCEENHDDVDQTCQEVPQISQPCEDASQLYQKVSKEVCELCQNSEEVNQPCQGVPVEIGRLVHGFPVGVGGLAQEVLGEVGRPTQEIPEELSQSCQEFSVDIGRLAQEASAINLLSPDTPEVDNPPLEFPGEGALQAQEVSEWVKQQQSYVVPELIDQLSREEVPQVQCPPSNANPQSQSLAPDQNAPLPPATCDSSFSH from the exons CTGGGCACCCGTGGACTCGGCATGAGGCCAGAAGAGAGTGACAGCGAGCTCCTTGAGGATGAGGAGGATGAAGTG CCTCCTGAACCTCAGATCATTGTTGGCATCTGTGCCATGACCAAGAAATCCAAGTCCAAGCCAATGACCCAGATCCTAGAGCGACTCTGCAGGTTTGACTACCTGACTGTTATCATCCTGGGAGAAGACGTGATCCTCAATGAACCTGTGGAAAACTGGCCATCCTGCCACTGCCTCATCTCCTTCCACTCCAAAG GCTTTCCCCTGGACAAAGCTGTTGCTTACTCCAAGCTTCGAAACCCTTTTCTTATCAATGACCTGGCTATGCAGTATTACATCCAGGATAG GAGGGAGGTGTACCGGATCCTGCAGGAGGAGGGTATTGACCTGCCTCGATACGCTGTGCTCAACCGTGACCCTGCCCGGCCTGAGG AGTGCAACCTGATAGAGGGTGAAGACCAGGTGGAGGTAAATGGAGCCGTCTTCCCCAAGCCCTTTGTGGAGAAGCCCGTGAGTGCAGAGGACCACAACGTTTACATCTACTACCCCAGCTCAGCTGGAGGAGGAAGCCAGCGCCTCTTCCGTAAG ATTGGCAGCCGAAGCAGTGTTTACTCTCCAGAGAGCAGCGTCCGAAAGACAGGCTCATACATCTATGAGGAGTTTATGCCAACAGATGGCACAGATGTCAAG GTGTACACAGTGGGGCCAGACTATGCCCATGCTGAAGCCAGAAAATCTCCAGCTTTGGATGGGAAGGTTGAACGAGACAGTGAGGGAAAAGAGATTCGATATCCAGTCATGCTGACCGCCATGGAAAAGCTGGTGGCCAGGAAAGTCTGCGTAGCTTTTAAG CAAACAGTTTGTGGTTTTGATCTCCTCCGTGCCAATGGTCACTCCTTTGTGTGTGATGTCAATGGCTTCAGTTTTGTCAAGAATTCAATGAAATACTATGATGATTGTGCCAAGATTCTAGG GAACACCATAATGCGGGAGCTTGCCCCACAGTTCCAGATCCCGTGGTCCATCCCCATGGAGGCTGAGGACATTCCCATTGTCCCTACCACTTCTGGCACTAT GATGGAACTTCGTTGTGTCATTGCAATCATTCGTCATGGGGATCGTACACCCAAGCAGAAGATGAAGATGGAGGTGACACACCCAAG ATTTTTTAGTCTATTCGAAAAACATGGTGGTTACAAGACAGGGAAATTAAAACTGAAGCGGCCAGAGCAGCTACAG GAGGTGCTGGACATCACACGGCTGCTATTGGCTGAACTGGAGAAAGAACCAGGTGGTGAGATCGAGGAGAAGACGGGGAAATTGGAGCAGTTAAAATCTGTGCTGGAGAT GTACGGTCACTTCTCAGGCATCAACCGGAAGGTGCAGCTGACTTACTACCCTCATGGAGTAAAAGCTTCTAATGAGGGGCAAG ATACACAGCGGGAGGCCCTGGCCCCATCCCTCTTGCTGGTACTGAAGTGGGGTGGAGAACTGACCCCGGCTGGCCGTGTTCAGGCTGAGGAACTGGGGCGAGCTTTCCGCTGCATGTACCCTGGAGGACAGG GTGACTATGCTGGCTTTCCTGGCTGTGGGCTGCTTCGTCTCCATAGCACTTTCCGCCACGATCTCAAGATTTACGCCTCTGATGAGGGCCGTGTCCAGATGACTGCCGCAGCCTTTGCTAAG GGCCTTCTGGCTCTAGAAGGGGAGTTGACACCCATTTTGGTACAAATGGTGAAGAGTGCCAACATGAACGGGCTCTTGGACAGCGATGGGGATTCCCTGAGCAGCTGCCAGCACCGTGTGAAGGCTCGGCTACATCACATTCTGCAGCAGGATGCGCCCTTTGGCCCTGAGGATTACAATCAG CTGGCTCCCACTGGAAGCACTTCCCTCCTCAGCTCCATGGCTGTTATCCAGAATCCTGTGAAGGTCTGTGATCAAGTATTTGACCTGATTGAAAACCTCACTCACCAGATCCGGGAACGGATGCAGGACCCCAAGTCTGTAG ACCTGCAGCTCTACCACAGCGAGACACTAGAGCTGATGCTGCAGCGTTGGAGCAAGCTGGAGCGTGACTTCCGGCAGAAGAGTGGGCGCTATGACATCAGTAAGATCCCTGACATCTACGACTGTGTCAAGTATGATGTACAGCACAATGGGAGTCTGGGACTTCAAGGCACAGCAGAGCTGCTCCGTCTCTCTAAGGCGCTGGCTGATGTAGTCATTCCCCAG GAATATGGGATCAGCCGGGAGGAGAAACTGGAAATTGCCGTGGGCTTCTGTCTCCCACTGTTGCGGAAGATACTGCTTGACCTGCAGAGAACCCACGAGGATGAGTCTGTCAACAAGCTGCATCCCCT GTACTCCCGAGGGGTGCTCTCTCCAGGCCGCCATGTTCGAACACGTCTCTACTTCACCAGTGAGAGCCACGTGCACTCCCTACTGAGTGTCTTCCGCTATGGGGGACTTCTGGAT GAAACCAAGGATACACAGTGGCAGCGAGCTTTGGCATATCTCAGTGCCATCTCAGAGCTCAACTACATGACCCAGATTGTCATCATGCTCTATGAGGACAACACCCGG GATCCCTTGTCGGAGGAGCGGTTCCATGTTGAATTGCACTTCAGCCCTGGAGTGAAAGGTGTAGAGGAAGAAGGCAGTGCCCCCACTGGCTGTGGATTCCGTCCAGCCTCTTCTGAG AATGAGGAGAGGAAAGCAGACCAAGGCAGCGTGGAGGACCTGTGCCCTGGGAAGGCATCAGATGAACCAGACAGAGCATTGCAGACCTCGCCTCTGCCCTCTGAGGGCCCCGGCCTCCCAAAGAGATCACCCCTCATTCGTAACCGCAAAGCCGGCTCCATGGAG GTGCTTTCTGAGACCTCCTCCTCGAGGCCTGGTGGGCACCGACTCTTCTCATCTTCACGGCCACCGACAGAGATGAAGCAGAGCGGCCTAG CCCCTCCAGAGCTGCTGGATGACCAGCACCCTGTGGTCCGGCTGCTGCGCGGTTTTTCCTCTGACTGCACGGGGGGCCGGCCGGTGTCCTTGGACGCCGCGCTGGCACATCACCTGCACCAGTGCTCCTACCACCTGCGGCTCTTCCGGAACTGGCTGCGCTCAGGCCAGGATGACCCCGAGTGCCTCTACG GATTTGAGGGGTGCTCCATGGTGCCTACTATTTACCCCCTGGAAACACTGCATAATGCCCTTTCCTTGCGTCAAGTGAGTGAATTCTTGAGTAGAGTCTGCCAACGCCACACTGAGGCCCAAGCACAGGCGTCTGCAG CTCTCTTTGACTCTATGCACAGCAACCAAGCCTCTGACAGCCCGTTTTCTCCACCTCGCACTCTTCATTCACCTACCCTACAACTCCAACAGCGCTCTGAAAAGCCCCCTTGGT ACAGCAGTGGCCCTTCCAGCACTGTGTCCAGTGCTGGTCCTTCCTCCCCTACTGCAGTGGATGGTAACTGCCCTTTTGGCTTCAGTGATCAGCCCTCCGTAAGCTCACATGTGACTGAAGAATATCAAGGCCTTGGGCTGCTCCAGGAGGCCCCTGGGAGTGGCGCACAAGAGCCCCCTTTAGAAGGGCAGCAAGAGCCTTTTGAACAAAACCAGTCCCCACAGGAACCACCTGTGGAAACCAAGAAGCCGTGCCAGGAAGTTGCTGAGGAGGTCAGCCAACCATGCCAGGACATCCCTGAAGAGGTCAACCAGCCATGCCAGCAGGTCTCTGACATCTGCCAGCCATGCGAGGAGAACCATGATGATGTTGACCAGACATGCCAGGAGGTCCCTCAAATCAGCCAACCATGCGAGGATGCCAGCCAGCTGTACCAGAAAGTCTCCAAGGAAGTTTGTGAACTTTGCCAGAACTCTGAGGAGGTCAACCAGCCATGCCAGGGGGTCCCTGTAGAGATTGGCAGGCTGGTCCATGGGTTCCCTGTAGGGGTTGGTGGCCTGGCCCAGGAAGTCCTTGGGGAAGTTGGCAGGCCCACCCAAGAGATCCCTGAGGAGCTCAGCCAATCGTGCCAGGAATTCTCTGTGGACATTGGCAGGCTGGCCCAAGAGGCTTCTGCAATCAATTTGTTGTCTCCGGACACACCTGAGGTTGATAACCCTCCCTTAGAGTTCCCTGGGGAGGGTGCTCTGCAGGCCCAGGAGGTCTCAGAGTGGGTGAAGCAGCAGCAGTCCTATGTGGTCCCTGAGCTGATTGACCAGCTGTCCAGAGAGGAAGTTCCCCAAGTCCAGTGTCCACCTAGCAATGCAAACCCTCAGAGCCAGTCTCTAGCCCCTGACCAGAACGCCCCCCTTCCACCAGCAACATGTGACTCATCATTTTCTCATTAG
- the PPIP5K1 gene encoding inositol hexakisphosphate and diphosphoinositol-pentakisphosphate kinase 1 isoform X6 produces MWSLPASEGESATAHFFLGAGDEGLGTRGLGMRPEESDSELLEDEEDEVPPEPQIIVGICAMTKKSKSKPMTQILERLCRFDYLTVIILGEDVILNEPVENWPSCHCLISFHSKGFPLDKAVAYSKLRNPFLINDLAMQYYIQDRREVYRILQEEGIDLPRYAVLNRDPARPEECNLIEGEDQVEVNGAVFPKPFVEKPVSAEDHNVYIYYPSSAGGGSQRLFRKIGSRSSVYSPESSVRKTGSYIYEEFMPTDGTDVKVYTVGPDYAHAEARKSPALDGKVERDSEGKEIRYPVMLTAMEKLVARKVCVAFKQTVCGFDLLRANGHSFVCDVNGFSFVKNSMKYYDDCAKILGNTIMRELAPQFQIPWSIPMEAEDIPIVPTTSGTMMELRCVIAIIRHGDRTPKQKMKMEVTHPRFFSLFEKHGGYKTGKLKLKRPEQLQEVLDITRLLLAELEKEPGGEIEEKTGKLEQLKSVLEMYGHFSGINRKVQLTYYPHGVKASNEGQDTQREALAPSLLLVLKWGGELTPAGRVQAEELGRAFRCMYPGGQGDYAGFPGCGLLRLHSTFRHDLKIYASDEGRVQMTAAAFAKGLLALEGELTPILVQMVKSANMNGLLDSDGDSLSSCQHRVKARLHHILQQDAPFGPEDYNQLAPTGSTSLLSSMAVIQNPVKVCDQVFDLIENLTHQIRERMQDPKSVDLQLYHSETLELMLQRWSKLERDFRQKSGRYDISKIPDIYDCVKYDVQHNGSLGLQGTAELLRLSKALADVVIPQEYGISREEKLEIAVGFCLPLLRKILLDLQRTHEDESVNKLHPLYSRGVLSPGRHVRTRLYFTSESHVHSLLSVFRYGGLLDETKDTQWQRALAYLSAISELNYMTQIVIMLYEDNTRDPLSEERFHVELHFSPGVKGVEEEGSAPTGCGFRPASSENEERKADQGSVEDLCPGKASDEPDRALQTSPLPSEGPGLPKRSPLIRNRKAGSMEVLSETSSSRPGGHRLFSSSRPPTEMKQSGLGSQCTGLFSTTVLGGSSSAPNLQDYARSQGKKLPPASLKHRDGFEGCSMVPTIYPLETLHNALSLRQVSEFLSRVCQRHTEAQAQASAALFDSMHSNQASDSPFSPPRTLHSPTLQLQQRSEKPPWYSSGPSSTVSSAGPSSPTAVDGNCPFGFSDQPSVSSHVTEEYQGLGLLQEAPGSGAQEPPLEGQQEPFEQNQSPQEPPVETKKPCQEVAEEVSQPCQDIPEEVNQPCQQVSDICQPCEENHDDVDQTCQEVPQISQPCEDASQLYQKVSKEVCELCQNSEEVNQPCQGVPVEIGRLVHGFPVGVGGLAQEVLGEVGRPTQEIPEELSQSCQEFSVDIGRLAQEASAINLLSPDTPEVDNPPLEFPGEGALQAQEVSEWVKQQQSYVVPELIDQLSREEVPQVQCPPSNANPQSQSLAPDQNAPLPPATCDSSFSH; encoded by the exons CTGGGCACCCGTGGACTCGGCATGAGGCCAGAAGAGAGTGACAGCGAGCTCCTTGAGGATGAGGAGGATGAAGTG CCTCCTGAACCTCAGATCATTGTTGGCATCTGTGCCATGACCAAGAAATCCAAGTCCAAGCCAATGACCCAGATCCTAGAGCGACTCTGCAGGTTTGACTACCTGACTGTTATCATCCTGGGAGAAGACGTGATCCTCAATGAACCTGTGGAAAACTGGCCATCCTGCCACTGCCTCATCTCCTTCCACTCCAAAG GCTTTCCCCTGGACAAAGCTGTTGCTTACTCCAAGCTTCGAAACCCTTTTCTTATCAATGACCTGGCTATGCAGTATTACATCCAGGATAG GAGGGAGGTGTACCGGATCCTGCAGGAGGAGGGTATTGACCTGCCTCGATACGCTGTGCTCAACCGTGACCCTGCCCGGCCTGAGG AGTGCAACCTGATAGAGGGTGAAGACCAGGTGGAGGTAAATGGAGCCGTCTTCCCCAAGCCCTTTGTGGAGAAGCCCGTGAGTGCAGAGGACCACAACGTTTACATCTACTACCCCAGCTCAGCTGGAGGAGGAAGCCAGCGCCTCTTCCGTAAG ATTGGCAGCCGAAGCAGTGTTTACTCTCCAGAGAGCAGCGTCCGAAAGACAGGCTCATACATCTATGAGGAGTTTATGCCAACAGATGGCACAGATGTCAAG GTGTACACAGTGGGGCCAGACTATGCCCATGCTGAAGCCAGAAAATCTCCAGCTTTGGATGGGAAGGTTGAACGAGACAGTGAGGGAAAAGAGATTCGATATCCAGTCATGCTGACCGCCATGGAAAAGCTGGTGGCCAGGAAAGTCTGCGTAGCTTTTAAG CAAACAGTTTGTGGTTTTGATCTCCTCCGTGCCAATGGTCACTCCTTTGTGTGTGATGTCAATGGCTTCAGTTTTGTCAAGAATTCAATGAAATACTATGATGATTGTGCCAAGATTCTAGG GAACACCATAATGCGGGAGCTTGCCCCACAGTTCCAGATCCCGTGGTCCATCCCCATGGAGGCTGAGGACATTCCCATTGTCCCTACCACTTCTGGCACTAT GATGGAACTTCGTTGTGTCATTGCAATCATTCGTCATGGGGATCGTACACCCAAGCAGAAGATGAAGATGGAGGTGACACACCCAAG ATTTTTTAGTCTATTCGAAAAACATGGTGGTTACAAGACAGGGAAATTAAAACTGAAGCGGCCAGAGCAGCTACAG GAGGTGCTGGACATCACACGGCTGCTATTGGCTGAACTGGAGAAAGAACCAGGTGGTGAGATCGAGGAGAAGACGGGGAAATTGGAGCAGTTAAAATCTGTGCTGGAGAT GTACGGTCACTTCTCAGGCATCAACCGGAAGGTGCAGCTGACTTACTACCCTCATGGAGTAAAAGCTTCTAATGAGGGGCAAG ATACACAGCGGGAGGCCCTGGCCCCATCCCTCTTGCTGGTACTGAAGTGGGGTGGAGAACTGACCCCGGCTGGCCGTGTTCAGGCTGAGGAACTGGGGCGAGCTTTCCGCTGCATGTACCCTGGAGGACAGG GTGACTATGCTGGCTTTCCTGGCTGTGGGCTGCTTCGTCTCCATAGCACTTTCCGCCACGATCTCAAGATTTACGCCTCTGATGAGGGCCGTGTCCAGATGACTGCCGCAGCCTTTGCTAAG GGCCTTCTGGCTCTAGAAGGGGAGTTGACACCCATTTTGGTACAAATGGTGAAGAGTGCCAACATGAACGGGCTCTTGGACAGCGATGGGGATTCCCTGAGCAGCTGCCAGCACCGTGTGAAGGCTCGGCTACATCACATTCTGCAGCAGGATGCGCCCTTTGGCCCTGAGGATTACAATCAG CTGGCTCCCACTGGAAGCACTTCCCTCCTCAGCTCCATGGCTGTTATCCAGAATCCTGTGAAGGTCTGTGATCAAGTATTTGACCTGATTGAAAACCTCACTCACCAGATCCGGGAACGGATGCAGGACCCCAAGTCTGTAG ACCTGCAGCTCTACCACAGCGAGACACTAGAGCTGATGCTGCAGCGTTGGAGCAAGCTGGAGCGTGACTTCCGGCAGAAGAGTGGGCGCTATGACATCAGTAAGATCCCTGACATCTACGACTGTGTCAAGTATGATGTACAGCACAATGGGAGTCTGGGACTTCAAGGCACAGCAGAGCTGCTCCGTCTCTCTAAGGCGCTGGCTGATGTAGTCATTCCCCAG GAATATGGGATCAGCCGGGAGGAGAAACTGGAAATTGCCGTGGGCTTCTGTCTCCCACTGTTGCGGAAGATACTGCTTGACCTGCAGAGAACCCACGAGGATGAGTCTGTCAACAAGCTGCATCCCCT GTACTCCCGAGGGGTGCTCTCTCCAGGCCGCCATGTTCGAACACGTCTCTACTTCACCAGTGAGAGCCACGTGCACTCCCTACTGAGTGTCTTCCGCTATGGGGGACTTCTGGAT GAAACCAAGGATACACAGTGGCAGCGAGCTTTGGCATATCTCAGTGCCATCTCAGAGCTCAACTACATGACCCAGATTGTCATCATGCTCTATGAGGACAACACCCGG GATCCCTTGTCGGAGGAGCGGTTCCATGTTGAATTGCACTTCAGCCCTGGAGTGAAAGGTGTAGAGGAAGAAGGCAGTGCCCCCACTGGCTGTGGATTCCGTCCAGCCTCTTCTGAG AATGAGGAGAGGAAAGCAGACCAAGGCAGCGTGGAGGACCTGTGCCCTGGGAAGGCATCAGATGAACCAGACAGAGCATTGCAGACCTCGCCTCTGCCCTCTGAGGGCCCCGGCCTCCCAAAGAGATCACCCCTCATTCGTAACCGCAAAGCCGGCTCCATGGAG GTGCTTTCTGAGACCTCCTCCTCGAGGCCTGGTGGGCACCGACTCTTCTCATCTTCACGGCCACCGACAGAGATGAAGCAGAGCGGCCTAG GCTCACAGTGCACGGGGCTGTTCAGCACGACAGTGCTGGGTGGCTCCTCCAGCGCCCCGAATCTTCAGGACTACGCCCGCAGCCAAGGCAAAAAGCTTCCACCCGCCAGTCTGAAGCACCGAGATG GATTTGAGGGGTGCTCCATGGTGCCTACTATTTACCCCCTGGAAACACTGCATAATGCCCTTTCCTTGCGTCAAGTGAGTGAATTCTTGAGTAGAGTCTGCCAACGCCACACTGAGGCCCAAGCACAGGCGTCTGCAG CTCTCTTTGACTCTATGCACAGCAACCAAGCCTCTGACAGCCCGTTTTCTCCACCTCGCACTCTTCATTCACCTACCCTACAACTCCAACAGCGCTCTGAAAAGCCCCCTTGGT ACAGCAGTGGCCCTTCCAGCACTGTGTCCAGTGCTGGTCCTTCCTCCCCTACTGCAGTGGATGGTAACTGCCCTTTTGGCTTCAGTGATCAGCCCTCCGTAAGCTCACATGTGACTGAAGAATATCAAGGCCTTGGGCTGCTCCAGGAGGCCCCTGGGAGTGGCGCACAAGAGCCCCCTTTAGAAGGGCAGCAAGAGCCTTTTGAACAAAACCAGTCCCCACAGGAACCACCTGTGGAAACCAAGAAGCCGTGCCAGGAAGTTGCTGAGGAGGTCAGCCAACCATGCCAGGACATCCCTGAAGAGGTCAACCAGCCATGCCAGCAGGTCTCTGACATCTGCCAGCCATGCGAGGAGAACCATGATGATGTTGACCAGACATGCCAGGAGGTCCCTCAAATCAGCCAACCATGCGAGGATGCCAGCCAGCTGTACCAGAAAGTCTCCAAGGAAGTTTGTGAACTTTGCCAGAACTCTGAGGAGGTCAACCAGCCATGCCAGGGGGTCCCTGTAGAGATTGGCAGGCTGGTCCATGGGTTCCCTGTAGGGGTTGGTGGCCTGGCCCAGGAAGTCCTTGGGGAAGTTGGCAGGCCCACCCAAGAGATCCCTGAGGAGCTCAGCCAATCGTGCCAGGAATTCTCTGTGGACATTGGCAGGCTGGCCCAAGAGGCTTCTGCAATCAATTTGTTGTCTCCGGACACACCTGAGGTTGATAACCCTCCCTTAGAGTTCCCTGGGGAGGGTGCTCTGCAGGCCCAGGAGGTCTCAGAGTGGGTGAAGCAGCAGCAGTCCTATGTGGTCCCTGAGCTGATTGACCAGCTGTCCAGAGAGGAAGTTCCCCAAGTCCAGTGTCCACCTAGCAATGCAAACCCTCAGAGCCAGTCTCTAGCCCCTGACCAGAACGCCCCCCTTCCACCAGCAACATGTGACTCATCATTTTCTCATTAG